One genomic region from Lacerta agilis isolate rLacAgi1 chromosome 13, rLacAgi1.pri, whole genome shotgun sequence encodes:
- the LLGL1 gene encoding lethal(2) giant larvae protein homolog 1 isoform X4 encodes MRRAPLPPPLPPPPPLLHGGSAARAALFPPRPRAPPPLPPPGKMMKFRFRRQGHDPQREKIKQDLFAFNKTVEHGFPNQPSSLAFDPKLRIMAIGTKSGAVKIYGAPGVEFTGLHRETATVTQMHFLPGQGRLLSLLDDNTLHLWEIYQKDGYSHLEETHSYVLPGRPGSPPSITRVTVILLRSSCDMAYLGTEGGGIYFLELPGLTLQEDRTLYQDEVLQSVPEDYRCGKALGPVESLQEHPKDPAKILIGYSRGLMVLWDGSTREAEHLFLGNQQLESLGWERSGQTIVSSHSDGGYAVWPVAGSSPKTLQPATSTIPYGPFPCKAINKIVWQTCDSGNPYIIFSGGMPRASYGDRHCVTILQGQTLVTLDFTSRVIDFFAVCNTEVEEEFDNPTALVVLVEEELVVIDLQTPGWPTIPAPYLAPLHSSAITCSYHISNVPLKLWERIISAGEDQSPRLSFVNWPINGGRNLAQEPTQRGLLLTGHEDGTVRFWDASGVSLKPLYRLGTANIFQTDCEHNDSLNQSCEEDWPPFRKVGCFDPYSDDPRLGIQKIALCKYTAKMVVAGTAGQVLVMELADEKSEHLINVAVVDLLQDREGFTWKGHDRLAPKNGSLAFAPGFQPSILVQCMPPAAVTAVTLHSEWNLVAFGTSHGFGVYDYYRRNSVLARCTLHPNDSLAMEGPLSRVKSLKKSLRQSFRRIRKSRVSGKKRVNTSSPSSKVQEANAQLAEQPGPHEVEMTPVQRRIEPRSADDSLSGVVRCLYFADTFLRDATHHGPTMWAGTNSGSVFAYALEVPSQEKFSERSVEAVLGKEIQLMHRAPVVSIAVLDGRGNPLPEPYEVSRDLAKAPDMQGSHSVLIASEEQFKVFTLPKVSAKTKFKLTAHEGCRVRKVGLVNFVSAACEDYAENCLACLTNLGDIHVFTVPGLRPQVHYDCIRKEDISGIASCVFTKHGQGFYLISPSEFERFSLSTRNITEPLCGLDTSRVHDFTCLGNNFTATPKLNQANGTHVLQGSEASHSLASSDRSPDEHQASFSPTPVDSPNNSIDTPLDTTGDITAEEVKDYLAPSEEAERNLRNINEDEARSLGILIK; translated from the exons ATACGGAGCTCCTGGCGTGGAGTTCACAGGCCTACATAGGGAAACGGCGACGGTCACCCAGATGCACTTTCTACCTGGACAG gGCCGGCTGCTGTCTCTCCTTGACGACAACACCCTCCACCTTTGGGAGATTTACCAGAAAGATGGCTACTCTCACTTGGAGGAGACCCATAGCTATGTCCTCCCCGGACGTCCAGG CTCCCCTCCCAGCATCACCCGGGTGACGGTCATCTTGCTGCGGTCAAGCTGTGACATGGCCTACCTCGGCACGGAAGGGGGTGGCATCTACTTCCTGGAACTTCCCGGCTTGACGCTGCAGGAGGACAGGACTCTGTACCAAGACGAAGTCCTGCAGAG CGTCCCCGAAGACTACCGATGTGGGAAGGCGCTTGGTCCGGTGGAATCTCTGCAGGAACACCCCAAAGATCCTGCCAAGATCCTGATTGGCTACAGCAGAGGCTTGATGGTTCTTTGGGACGGAAGCACGAGGGAAGCTGAGCACCTCTTTCTGGGTAACCAG CAGCTGGAGAGCCTCGGGTGGGAGCGGAGCGGCCAGACGATTGTGAGCTCTCACAGCGACGGAGGCTACGCCGTGTGGCCGGTGGCGGGCAGCTCCCCAAAGACCCTGCAGCCAGCCACCTCCACCATCCCTTACG GTCCGTTCCCGTGCAAAGCTATCAACAAGATTGTCTGGCAGACGTGCGACTCAGG GAATCCCTACATCATCTTCAGTGGGGGAATGCCCAGGGCCAGTTATGGAGACAGGCACTGTGTCACCATCTTGCAAGGACAGACTTTGGTCACCCTTGATTTCACGTCGCGTGTCATCGACTTCTTCGCCGTGTGCAACACAGAGGTAGAGGAGG AGTTCGACAACCCAACCGCCTTGGTGGTCCTGGTGGAAGAAGAGCTGGTAGTCATTGACCTGCAGACGCCGGGCTGGCCCACCATTCCTGCCCCGTACCTGGCCCCGCTCCACTCTTCCGCCATCACCTGCTCCTACCACATCTCCAACGTCCCCCTGAAGCTGTGGGAGAGGATCATCAGCGCGGGAGAAGACCAGAGCCCTCGCCTCTCTTTTGTG AACTGGCCCATCAACGGAGGGAGGAACCTTGCACAGGAACCCACCCAACGGGGGCTTCTCTTGACTGG GCATGAAGACGGCACGGTCCGGTTCTGGGACGCTTCGGGAGTCTCCCTCAAGCCGCTTTACAGGCTGGGCACGGCCAACATTTTCCAGACAGACTGTGAGCACAATGACAGCCTGAATCAGTCTTGTGAGGAGGACTGGCCGCCCTTCCGGAAg GTTGGCTGCTTCGACCCTTACAGCGATGACCCCAGGCTGGGGATTCAGAAGATTGCTCTGTGCAAATACACAGCTAAGATGGTGGTGGCTGGCACAGCAGGGCAG gTGCTGGTGATGGAGCTCGCCGACGAAAAGTCGGAGCACCTGATCAACGTGGCCGTGGTCGACCTCCTCCAGGACCGGGAGGGCTTTACGTGGAAGGGCCACGACCGCCTCGCCCCCAAGAACGGCTCCCTCGCCTTCGCCCCGGGCTTCCAGCCCAGCATCCTCGTCCAGTGCATGCCCCCGGCGGCCGTGACGGCCGTCACGCTGCACTCTGAGTGGAACCTGGTGGCTTTCGGGACCAGCCACGGCTTCGGGGTGTACGATTACTACCGGAGGAACTCTGTGCTGGCCAG GTGCACTCTGCACCCCAACGACTCCCTCGCCATGGAGGGGCCCCTGTCTCGGGTGAAATCCCTGAAGAAGTCTCTCCGGCAGTCCTTCCGCAGGATCCGCAAGAGCAGGGTGTCCGGGAAGAAGAGGGTCAACACCAGCAGCCCCTCGAGCAAG GTGCAGGAGGCAAATGCCCAGCTGGCTGAGCAGCCCGGCCCCCACGAGGTGGAGATGACCCCTGTCCAGCGGCGGATTGAACCCCGCTCGGCCGACGACTCGTTGTCGGGAGTCGTGCGCTGCCTCTACTTCGCCGATACCTTCCTCCGAGACG ctACGCATCATGGGCCCACCATGTGGGCCGGCACAAACTCTGGCTCGGTGTTTGCCTACGCCCTGGAGGTCCCTTCGCAGGAGAAGTTTTCCGAGCGCTCGGTGGAGGCGGTCTTGGGAAAGGAGATCCAGCTCATGCACAGAGCGCCCGTGGTGTCGATCGCCGTCTTAGACGGCCGGGGGAACCCTCTGCCGGAACCGTACGAGGTCTCGCGGGACCTGGCCAAAGCCCCCGACATGCAGGGCAGCCATTCAGTGCTCATCGCCTCAGAAGAGCAGTTCAAG GTCTTCACGCTGCCCAAAGTCAGCGCCAAAACCAAGTTCAAGCTGACGGCCCACGAGGGCTGCCGGGTACGGAAAGTGGGGCTGGTGAACTTCGTCAGCGCGGCGTGCGAGGACTACGCAGAGAACTGCCTCGCGTGCCTCACCAACCTGGGGGACATCCACGTCTTCACGGTGCCCGGTCTGCGGCCGCAGGTGCACTACGACTGCATCCGGAAGGAGGACATCAGCGGAATCGCCTCGTGCGTCTTCACCAAACACGGGCAAG GCTTCTATTTGATCTCTCCGTCGGAGTTCGAGCGATTCTCCCTGAGCACCAGGAATATCACGGAGCCACTGTGTGGGCTGGACACGAGCCGTGTGCACGACTTCACCTGCCTCGG GAACAACTTCACAGCAACGCCGAAACTGAACCAGGCCAATGGGACTCACGTCCTCCAAGGATCAGAGGCCAGCCATTCCCTTGCCAGCAGCGACC GGTCTCCAGATGAACACCAAGCCTCTTTTTCTCCAACGCCAGTTGATTCACCCAATAACAGCATCGATACCCCACTGGATACCACCGGAGACATCACCGCTGAGGAAGTGAAGGATTACTTGGC GCCATCggaggaagcagagagaaatCTGAGGAACATAAATGAGGACGAGGCTCGTTCCCTAGGGATCTTGATCAAATGA
- the LLGL1 gene encoding lethal(2) giant larvae protein homolog 1 isoform X3, translating into MRRAPLPPPLPPPPPLLHGGSAARAALFPPRPRAPPPLPPPGKMMKFRFRRQGHDPQREKIKQDLFAFNKTVEHGFPNQPSSLAFDPKLRIMAIGTKSGAVKIYGAPGVEFTGLHRETATVTQMHFLPGQGRLLSLLDDNTLHLWEIYQKDGYSHLEETHSYVLPGRPGSPPSITRVTVILLRSSCDMAYLGTEGGGIYFLELPGLTLQEDRTLYQDEVLQSVPEDYRCGKALGPVESLQEHPKDPAKILIGYSRGLMVLWDGSTREAEHLFLGNQQLESLGWERSGQTIVSSHSDGGYAVWPVAGSSPKTLQPATSTIPYGPFPCKAINKIVWQTCDSGNPYIIFSGGMPRASYGDRHCVTILQGQTLVTLDFTSRVIDFFAVCNTEVEEEFDNPTALVVLVEEELVVIDLQTPGWPTIPAPYLAPLHSSAITCSYHISNVPLKLWERIISAGEDQSPRLSFVQNWPINGGRNLAQEPTQRGLLLTGHEDGTVRFWDASGVSLKPLYRLGTANIFQTDCEHNDSLNQSCEEDWPPFRKVGCFDPYSDDPRLGIQKIALCKYTAKMVVAGTAGQVLVMELADEKSEHLINVAVVDLLQDREGFTWKGHDRLAPKNGSLAFAPGFQPSILVQCMPPAAVTAVTLHSEWNLVAFGTSHGFGVYDYYRRNSVLARCTLHPNDSLAMEGPLSRVKSLKKSLRQSFRRIRKSRVSGKKRVNTSSPSSKVQEANAQLAEQPGPHEVEMTPVQRRIEPRSADDSLSGVVRCLYFADTFLRDATHHGPTMWAGTNSGSVFAYALEVPSQEKFSERSVEAVLGKEIQLMHRAPVVSIAVLDGRGNPLPEPYEVSRDLAKAPDMQGSHSVLIASEEQFKVFTLPKVSAKTKFKLTAHEGCRVRKVGLVNFVSAACEDYAENCLACLTNLGDIHVFTVPGLRPQVHYDCIRKEDISGIASCVFTKHGQGFYLISPSEFERFSLSTRNITEPLCGLDTSRVHDFTCLGNNFTATPKLNQANGTHVLQGSEASHSLASSDRSPDEHQASFSPTPVDSPNNSIDTPLDTTGDITAEEVKDYLAPSEEAERNLRNINEDEARSLGILIK; encoded by the exons ATACGGAGCTCCTGGCGTGGAGTTCACAGGCCTACATAGGGAAACGGCGACGGTCACCCAGATGCACTTTCTACCTGGACAG gGCCGGCTGCTGTCTCTCCTTGACGACAACACCCTCCACCTTTGGGAGATTTACCAGAAAGATGGCTACTCTCACTTGGAGGAGACCCATAGCTATGTCCTCCCCGGACGTCCAGG CTCCCCTCCCAGCATCACCCGGGTGACGGTCATCTTGCTGCGGTCAAGCTGTGACATGGCCTACCTCGGCACGGAAGGGGGTGGCATCTACTTCCTGGAACTTCCCGGCTTGACGCTGCAGGAGGACAGGACTCTGTACCAAGACGAAGTCCTGCAGAG CGTCCCCGAAGACTACCGATGTGGGAAGGCGCTTGGTCCGGTGGAATCTCTGCAGGAACACCCCAAAGATCCTGCCAAGATCCTGATTGGCTACAGCAGAGGCTTGATGGTTCTTTGGGACGGAAGCACGAGGGAAGCTGAGCACCTCTTTCTGGGTAACCAG CAGCTGGAGAGCCTCGGGTGGGAGCGGAGCGGCCAGACGATTGTGAGCTCTCACAGCGACGGAGGCTACGCCGTGTGGCCGGTGGCGGGCAGCTCCCCAAAGACCCTGCAGCCAGCCACCTCCACCATCCCTTACG GTCCGTTCCCGTGCAAAGCTATCAACAAGATTGTCTGGCAGACGTGCGACTCAGG GAATCCCTACATCATCTTCAGTGGGGGAATGCCCAGGGCCAGTTATGGAGACAGGCACTGTGTCACCATCTTGCAAGGACAGACTTTGGTCACCCTTGATTTCACGTCGCGTGTCATCGACTTCTTCGCCGTGTGCAACACAGAGGTAGAGGAGG AGTTCGACAACCCAACCGCCTTGGTGGTCCTGGTGGAAGAAGAGCTGGTAGTCATTGACCTGCAGACGCCGGGCTGGCCCACCATTCCTGCCCCGTACCTGGCCCCGCTCCACTCTTCCGCCATCACCTGCTCCTACCACATCTCCAACGTCCCCCTGAAGCTGTGGGAGAGGATCATCAGCGCGGGAGAAGACCAGAGCCCTCGCCTCTCTTTTGTG CAGAACTGGCCCATCAACGGAGGGAGGAACCTTGCACAGGAACCCACCCAACGGGGGCTTCTCTTGACTGG GCATGAAGACGGCACGGTCCGGTTCTGGGACGCTTCGGGAGTCTCCCTCAAGCCGCTTTACAGGCTGGGCACGGCCAACATTTTCCAGACAGACTGTGAGCACAATGACAGCCTGAATCAGTCTTGTGAGGAGGACTGGCCGCCCTTCCGGAAg GTTGGCTGCTTCGACCCTTACAGCGATGACCCCAGGCTGGGGATTCAGAAGATTGCTCTGTGCAAATACACAGCTAAGATGGTGGTGGCTGGCACAGCAGGGCAG gTGCTGGTGATGGAGCTCGCCGACGAAAAGTCGGAGCACCTGATCAACGTGGCCGTGGTCGACCTCCTCCAGGACCGGGAGGGCTTTACGTGGAAGGGCCACGACCGCCTCGCCCCCAAGAACGGCTCCCTCGCCTTCGCCCCGGGCTTCCAGCCCAGCATCCTCGTCCAGTGCATGCCCCCGGCGGCCGTGACGGCCGTCACGCTGCACTCTGAGTGGAACCTGGTGGCTTTCGGGACCAGCCACGGCTTCGGGGTGTACGATTACTACCGGAGGAACTCTGTGCTGGCCAG GTGCACTCTGCACCCCAACGACTCCCTCGCCATGGAGGGGCCCCTGTCTCGGGTGAAATCCCTGAAGAAGTCTCTCCGGCAGTCCTTCCGCAGGATCCGCAAGAGCAGGGTGTCCGGGAAGAAGAGGGTCAACACCAGCAGCCCCTCGAGCAAG GTGCAGGAGGCAAATGCCCAGCTGGCTGAGCAGCCCGGCCCCCACGAGGTGGAGATGACCCCTGTCCAGCGGCGGATTGAACCCCGCTCGGCCGACGACTCGTTGTCGGGAGTCGTGCGCTGCCTCTACTTCGCCGATACCTTCCTCCGAGACG ctACGCATCATGGGCCCACCATGTGGGCCGGCACAAACTCTGGCTCGGTGTTTGCCTACGCCCTGGAGGTCCCTTCGCAGGAGAAGTTTTCCGAGCGCTCGGTGGAGGCGGTCTTGGGAAAGGAGATCCAGCTCATGCACAGAGCGCCCGTGGTGTCGATCGCCGTCTTAGACGGCCGGGGGAACCCTCTGCCGGAACCGTACGAGGTCTCGCGGGACCTGGCCAAAGCCCCCGACATGCAGGGCAGCCATTCAGTGCTCATCGCCTCAGAAGAGCAGTTCAAG GTCTTCACGCTGCCCAAAGTCAGCGCCAAAACCAAGTTCAAGCTGACGGCCCACGAGGGCTGCCGGGTACGGAAAGTGGGGCTGGTGAACTTCGTCAGCGCGGCGTGCGAGGACTACGCAGAGAACTGCCTCGCGTGCCTCACCAACCTGGGGGACATCCACGTCTTCACGGTGCCCGGTCTGCGGCCGCAGGTGCACTACGACTGCATCCGGAAGGAGGACATCAGCGGAATCGCCTCGTGCGTCTTCACCAAACACGGGCAAG GCTTCTATTTGATCTCTCCGTCGGAGTTCGAGCGATTCTCCCTGAGCACCAGGAATATCACGGAGCCACTGTGTGGGCTGGACACGAGCCGTGTGCACGACTTCACCTGCCTCGG GAACAACTTCACAGCAACGCCGAAACTGAACCAGGCCAATGGGACTCACGTCCTCCAAGGATCAGAGGCCAGCCATTCCCTTGCCAGCAGCGACC GGTCTCCAGATGAACACCAAGCCTCTTTTTCTCCAACGCCAGTTGATTCACCCAATAACAGCATCGATACCCCACTGGATACCACCGGAGACATCACCGCTGAGGAAGTGAAGGATTACTTGGC GCCATCggaggaagcagagagaaatCTGAGGAACATAAATGAGGACGAGGCTCGTTCCCTAGGGATCTTGATCAAATGA
- the LLGL1 gene encoding lethal(2) giant larvae protein homolog 1 isoform X1 has product MRRAPLPPPLPPPPPLLHGGSAARAALFPPRPRAPPPLPPPGKMMKFRFRRQGHDPQREKIKQDLFAFNKTVEHGFPNQPSSLAFDPKLRIMAIGTKSGAVKIYGAPGVEFTGLHRETATVTQMHFLPGQGRLLSLLDDNTLHLWEIYQKDGYSHLEETHSYVLPGRPGFDTANSPPSITRVTVILLRSSCDMAYLGTEGGGIYFLELPGLTLQEDRTLYQDEVLQSVPEDYRCGKALGPVESLQEHPKDPAKILIGYSRGLMVLWDGSTREAEHLFLGNQQLESLGWERSGQTIVSSHSDGGYAVWPVAGSSPKTLQPATSTIPYGPFPCKAINKIVWQTCDSGNPYIIFSGGMPRASYGDRHCVTILQGQTLVTLDFTSRVIDFFAVCNTEVEEEFDNPTALVVLVEEELVVIDLQTPGWPTIPAPYLAPLHSSAITCSYHISNVPLKLWERIISAGEDQSPRLSFVQNWPINGGRNLAQEPTQRGLLLTGHEDGTVRFWDASGVSLKPLYRLGTANIFQTDCEHNDSLNQSCEEDWPPFRKVGCFDPYSDDPRLGIQKIALCKYTAKMVVAGTAGQVLVMELADEKSEHLINVAVVDLLQDREGFTWKGHDRLAPKNGSLAFAPGFQPSILVQCMPPAAVTAVTLHSEWNLVAFGTSHGFGVYDYYRRNSVLARCTLHPNDSLAMEGPLSRVKSLKKSLRQSFRRIRKSRVSGKKRVNTSSPSSKVQEANAQLAEQPGPHEVEMTPVQRRIEPRSADDSLSGVVRCLYFADTFLRDATHHGPTMWAGTNSGSVFAYALEVPSQEKFSERSVEAVLGKEIQLMHRAPVVSIAVLDGRGNPLPEPYEVSRDLAKAPDMQGSHSVLIASEEQFKVFTLPKVSAKTKFKLTAHEGCRVRKVGLVNFVSAACEDYAENCLACLTNLGDIHVFTVPGLRPQVHYDCIRKEDISGIASCVFTKHGQGFYLISPSEFERFSLSTRNITEPLCGLDTSRVHDFTCLGNNFTATPKLNQANGTHVLQGSEASHSLASSDRSPDEHQASFSPTPVDSPNNSIDTPLDTTGDITAEEVKDYLAPSEEAERNLRNINEDEARSLGILIK; this is encoded by the exons ATACGGAGCTCCTGGCGTGGAGTTCACAGGCCTACATAGGGAAACGGCGACGGTCACCCAGATGCACTTTCTACCTGGACAG gGCCGGCTGCTGTCTCTCCTTGACGACAACACCCTCCACCTTTGGGAGATTTACCAGAAAGATGGCTACTCTCACTTGGAGGAGACCCATAGCTATGTCCTCCCCGGACGTCCAGGGTTCGACACCGCTAA CTCCCCTCCCAGCATCACCCGGGTGACGGTCATCTTGCTGCGGTCAAGCTGTGACATGGCCTACCTCGGCACGGAAGGGGGTGGCATCTACTTCCTGGAACTTCCCGGCTTGACGCTGCAGGAGGACAGGACTCTGTACCAAGACGAAGTCCTGCAGAG CGTCCCCGAAGACTACCGATGTGGGAAGGCGCTTGGTCCGGTGGAATCTCTGCAGGAACACCCCAAAGATCCTGCCAAGATCCTGATTGGCTACAGCAGAGGCTTGATGGTTCTTTGGGACGGAAGCACGAGGGAAGCTGAGCACCTCTTTCTGGGTAACCAG CAGCTGGAGAGCCTCGGGTGGGAGCGGAGCGGCCAGACGATTGTGAGCTCTCACAGCGACGGAGGCTACGCCGTGTGGCCGGTGGCGGGCAGCTCCCCAAAGACCCTGCAGCCAGCCACCTCCACCATCCCTTACG GTCCGTTCCCGTGCAAAGCTATCAACAAGATTGTCTGGCAGACGTGCGACTCAGG GAATCCCTACATCATCTTCAGTGGGGGAATGCCCAGGGCCAGTTATGGAGACAGGCACTGTGTCACCATCTTGCAAGGACAGACTTTGGTCACCCTTGATTTCACGTCGCGTGTCATCGACTTCTTCGCCGTGTGCAACACAGAGGTAGAGGAGG AGTTCGACAACCCAACCGCCTTGGTGGTCCTGGTGGAAGAAGAGCTGGTAGTCATTGACCTGCAGACGCCGGGCTGGCCCACCATTCCTGCCCCGTACCTGGCCCCGCTCCACTCTTCCGCCATCACCTGCTCCTACCACATCTCCAACGTCCCCCTGAAGCTGTGGGAGAGGATCATCAGCGCGGGAGAAGACCAGAGCCCTCGCCTCTCTTTTGTG CAGAACTGGCCCATCAACGGAGGGAGGAACCTTGCACAGGAACCCACCCAACGGGGGCTTCTCTTGACTGG GCATGAAGACGGCACGGTCCGGTTCTGGGACGCTTCGGGAGTCTCCCTCAAGCCGCTTTACAGGCTGGGCACGGCCAACATTTTCCAGACAGACTGTGAGCACAATGACAGCCTGAATCAGTCTTGTGAGGAGGACTGGCCGCCCTTCCGGAAg GTTGGCTGCTTCGACCCTTACAGCGATGACCCCAGGCTGGGGATTCAGAAGATTGCTCTGTGCAAATACACAGCTAAGATGGTGGTGGCTGGCACAGCAGGGCAG gTGCTGGTGATGGAGCTCGCCGACGAAAAGTCGGAGCACCTGATCAACGTGGCCGTGGTCGACCTCCTCCAGGACCGGGAGGGCTTTACGTGGAAGGGCCACGACCGCCTCGCCCCCAAGAACGGCTCCCTCGCCTTCGCCCCGGGCTTCCAGCCCAGCATCCTCGTCCAGTGCATGCCCCCGGCGGCCGTGACGGCCGTCACGCTGCACTCTGAGTGGAACCTGGTGGCTTTCGGGACCAGCCACGGCTTCGGGGTGTACGATTACTACCGGAGGAACTCTGTGCTGGCCAG GTGCACTCTGCACCCCAACGACTCCCTCGCCATGGAGGGGCCCCTGTCTCGGGTGAAATCCCTGAAGAAGTCTCTCCGGCAGTCCTTCCGCAGGATCCGCAAGAGCAGGGTGTCCGGGAAGAAGAGGGTCAACACCAGCAGCCCCTCGAGCAAG GTGCAGGAGGCAAATGCCCAGCTGGCTGAGCAGCCCGGCCCCCACGAGGTGGAGATGACCCCTGTCCAGCGGCGGATTGAACCCCGCTCGGCCGACGACTCGTTGTCGGGAGTCGTGCGCTGCCTCTACTTCGCCGATACCTTCCTCCGAGACG ctACGCATCATGGGCCCACCATGTGGGCCGGCACAAACTCTGGCTCGGTGTTTGCCTACGCCCTGGAGGTCCCTTCGCAGGAGAAGTTTTCCGAGCGCTCGGTGGAGGCGGTCTTGGGAAAGGAGATCCAGCTCATGCACAGAGCGCCCGTGGTGTCGATCGCCGTCTTAGACGGCCGGGGGAACCCTCTGCCGGAACCGTACGAGGTCTCGCGGGACCTGGCCAAAGCCCCCGACATGCAGGGCAGCCATTCAGTGCTCATCGCCTCAGAAGAGCAGTTCAAG GTCTTCACGCTGCCCAAAGTCAGCGCCAAAACCAAGTTCAAGCTGACGGCCCACGAGGGCTGCCGGGTACGGAAAGTGGGGCTGGTGAACTTCGTCAGCGCGGCGTGCGAGGACTACGCAGAGAACTGCCTCGCGTGCCTCACCAACCTGGGGGACATCCACGTCTTCACGGTGCCCGGTCTGCGGCCGCAGGTGCACTACGACTGCATCCGGAAGGAGGACATCAGCGGAATCGCCTCGTGCGTCTTCACCAAACACGGGCAAG GCTTCTATTTGATCTCTCCGTCGGAGTTCGAGCGATTCTCCCTGAGCACCAGGAATATCACGGAGCCACTGTGTGGGCTGGACACGAGCCGTGTGCACGACTTCACCTGCCTCGG GAACAACTTCACAGCAACGCCGAAACTGAACCAGGCCAATGGGACTCACGTCCTCCAAGGATCAGAGGCCAGCCATTCCCTTGCCAGCAGCGACC GGTCTCCAGATGAACACCAAGCCTCTTTTTCTCCAACGCCAGTTGATTCACCCAATAACAGCATCGATACCCCACTGGATACCACCGGAGACATCACCGCTGAGGAAGTGAAGGATTACTTGGC GCCATCggaggaagcagagagaaatCTGAGGAACATAAATGAGGACGAGGCTCGTTCCCTAGGGATCTTGATCAAATGA